A window of the Candidatus Cloacimonadota bacterium genome harbors these coding sequences:
- a CDS encoding DUF4175 family protein — protein sequence MNLYKKKLRSLSNKFFVTRIVENLLTLLSIFFLLFITYHFISIFFGNDYELLYSGSIIFKILCLLIFFYLIYKIIGSYHGLHFIAENLAVKNPKENEILLSALEFNSRKTADNYSREIIQAEINQANEISKKVTFKNNFSLQKIYFSLKLFVVSLVMVIILALSFPVSVRQTFRTLINIQSFEPHFDSFIEVIPGNKVVLKGSNLEVRIENFYPELNYELVFMKNLRSKKIELSKSAYTFYNIDDSLDYFFRNDFAVSDTFTISVLEKPAVKNLTIQYDYPAYAKLLPKIEKDASGNIFTLTGTNIKFSIEVNNQLTDARIIFSDGQTVQMSKVEAKQYSANFKITKSLTYYFYLEDVLGNKNSFIRRTIYAEDDLPPQVKITFPAEDRILAQNLTETINYSASDDFGISELGIVYKKNDGEFIHKNIDVDANITNLNGSYIFDLNEHRLFPGDVIAYYLQIWDNCSEPEKQSSKSRIYLLKFPSIEELYEEIDKQQESKYENLAETLEKAKKNKKKFEDLRRKYLKNEELDWEQKDELKETLENQKEMAELAEKTAEEYKKFVEQIEKNKAVSKETLEKLKKIQEIMKDIATPELMDAIKKMQESLENVDQEQMKKAMEQFKSMQEDFLKKLDETLKLLEKIKLEQNMQKILQQAEEMEKLQKDLNENAQERMDNNSDMSDLSEKQKEISEKYESLKEEIQKQIEELEKNQKNKSANELREALEQAEKNEMSPQMQQSAQQMQANKKQNLSKMQQSIQQSMSSMKNSIQKAQQSMQGMAMAEFQKLIDKTIFNLLYFSGIQEKILGNNYKSFEVLDEEIAIYDGIQNVMKELFKNPLIILILSPKFSPHVASLINDFDSMFDQLRNRRTYNIQKDKERIFSGINLLVYDLLQSSGGGQQGGGGGMQQLMQQLQKMGQQQGGVTMLAQALMQQMMEQMGQGQGLSPQQRKMMDRIAGNEQRIKENLERVLRDFPEAEKLMGNLQSLGDEINEVLKKLNKGIIDQDLIEKQQHIHSRLLDAQRSIHKRDFSNKRKAKTPELFEYATPDSLRINKNSKEVKDVLKFINENYPEEFHNLIKKYLEKIQYEQK from the coding sequence ATGAATTTATATAAAAAAAAATTGCGATCACTTAGCAATAAGTTTTTCGTTACAAGAATTGTTGAAAATTTGTTAACTTTGTTGAGCATTTTTTTTCTGCTGTTTATAACTTACCATTTTATCTCAATTTTTTTTGGGAATGATTATGAATTGCTTTATTCGGGCAGCATAATTTTTAAAATTCTCTGTCTTCTAATTTTTTTCTACCTCATTTATAAAATTATCGGTTCGTACCACGGTTTGCATTTTATTGCAGAGAACTTAGCAGTAAAAAACCCTAAAGAGAATGAAATTTTACTCTCTGCTCTTGAGTTTAATTCTCGAAAAACTGCGGATAATTATTCAAGAGAAATAATTCAGGCGGAAATAAATCAGGCAAACGAAATTTCTAAGAAAGTAACTTTCAAAAACAATTTTTCCTTGCAAAAAATTTATTTCTCTCTAAAATTGTTTGTGGTTTCACTGGTTATGGTAATAATTTTGGCATTGAGTTTCCCTGTTAGTGTGCGTCAAACATTCAGGACTTTGATAAATATTCAGAGTTTTGAACCACACTTTGATTCGTTTATAGAAGTCATTCCGGGGAATAAGGTTGTTTTGAAAGGGAGCAATCTGGAAGTTCGAATAGAAAATTTCTATCCCGAATTAAATTACGAATTAGTTTTTATGAAAAATTTGCGTTCCAAAAAAATTGAACTGAGCAAATCAGCTTACACTTTTTATAATATTGATGATAGTTTGGATTACTTTTTTCGAAATGATTTTGCGGTTTCAGATACTTTTACGATTTCTGTTTTGGAAAAACCGGCAGTAAAAAATCTGACGATTCAATATGATTATCCGGCTTACGCAAAACTACTTCCGAAGATCGAAAAGGACGCATCCGGTAATATATTTACCCTAACAGGAACGAATATAAAATTTTCTATTGAAGTGAATAATCAGCTAACAGACGCCAGAATTATTTTTTCCGATGGGCAAACCGTGCAGATGAGTAAGGTTGAAGCAAAGCAGTATTCTGCAAATTTCAAGATAACAAAAAGTCTTACTTATTATTTTTATCTCGAGGATGTTTTGGGCAATAAGAATAGTTTTATCCGCAGGACAATTTATGCAGAGGACGACCTACCGCCCCAAGTAAAGATAACGTTTCCGGCAGAAGACAGGATTCTTGCCCAAAACCTTACCGAGACGATAAATTATTCTGCTTCAGACGATTTCGGAATTTCAGAGTTGGGAATTGTTTATAAAAAAAATGATGGGGAATTTATCCACAAGAATATTGACGTTGATGCGAATATTACGAATCTTAATGGAAGTTATATTTTTGATTTGAATGAGCATAGACTTTTTCCCGGAGATGTAATTGCCTATTATTTACAAATTTGGGATAATTGTAGCGAACCGGAAAAACAGTCATCTAAATCCCGAATATATCTTTTAAAATTTCCTTCTATCGAAGAATTATATGAGGAAATTGACAAGCAGCAGGAAAGTAAATATGAAAATCTTGCAGAAACTTTGGAAAAGGCTAAAAAAAATAAAAAGAAATTTGAAGACTTGCGAAGGAAATATCTGAAAAACGAAGAACTTGATTGGGAACAAAAGGATGAACTGAAAGAAACTCTCGAAAATCAAAAAGAGATGGCTGAACTCGCAGAAAAAACTGCAGAAGAATACAAAAAGTTTGTGGAGCAGATAGAAAAAAATAAAGCTGTTTCAAAAGAAACTCTGGAAAAACTAAAAAAAATTCAGGAGATAATGAAAGATATTGCCACTCCCGAACTAATGGATGCCATCAAAAAAATGCAAGAGTCTTTGGAGAATGTAGATCAAGAACAGATGAAAAAAGCGATGGAACAATTCAAATCTATGCAAGAGGATTTTTTGAAGAAATTGGATGAAACGCTTAAACTTTTGGAAAAAATAAAATTAGAGCAGAATATGCAAAAAATCCTCCAGCAGGCTGAAGAGATGGAAAAACTGCAAAAAGATTTGAATGAGAATGCGCAAGAGCGGATGGATAATAATTCTGACATGAGTGACCTTAGCGAGAAGCAAAAGGAAATTTCCGAAAAATATGAAAGTTTGAAAGAAGAAATTCAAAAACAGATTGAGGAACTGGAAAAAAACCAGAAAAATAAATCCGCCAACGAGTTGAGAGAAGCATTGGAGCAGGCTGAGAAAAATGAGATGTCCCCACAAATGCAGCAATCTGCCCAACAAATGCAAGCCAACAAAAAACAGAATCTTTCCAAAATGCAACAATCAATTCAGCAATCTATGTCTTCAATGAAGAATTCCATCCAAAAAGCCCAGCAATCTATGCAGGGAATGGCAATGGCTGAATTTCAAAAGCTGATTGACAAAACCATCTTCAATCTTCTCTATTTTTCAGGAATTCAGGAGAAAATATTGGGAAATAACTATAAATCTTTTGAGGTGCTTGATGAAGAAATTGCGATCTATGACGGAATCCAAAATGTGATGAAAGAACTTTTTAAAAATCCGTTGATCATCCTCATTCTTAGCCCTAAATTTTCTCCACACGTAGCAAGCCTGATAAATGATTTTGATTCTATGTTTGATCAACTTAGAAATAGACGCACTTATAATATTCAAAAGGATAAGGAAAGAATTTTCTCCGGAATCAATCTGTTGGTTTATGATCTTCTCCAGTCAAGCGGTGGAGGGCAGCAAGGCGGTGGGGGAGGAATGCAGCAACTTATGCAGCAGTTGCAGAAAATGGGTCAGCAGCAGGGAGGTGTCACCATGCTCGCTCAGGCTCTGATGCAGCAAATGATGGAGCAAATGGGACAAGGGCAAGGTTTGTCTCCTCAACAGAGAAAAATGATGGATAGAATTGCTGGAAATGAACAACGAATCAAAGAAAATCTGGAAAGGGTTTTGCGCGATTTCCCGGAAGCAGAAAAACTGATGGGCAATTTGCAATCTCTTGGGGATGAAATAAATGAAGTGCTAAAAAAATTGAATAAAGGAATTATTGATCAGGATCTAATTGAGAAGCAGCAGCACATTCATTCCCGCCTTCTTGATGCCCAGCGATCAATTCACAAACGCGATTTCAGCAATAAACGGAAAGCAAAAACGCCCGAGTTGTTTGAATATGCAACACCCGATTCACTTAGGATCAACAAAAATTCTAAAGAAGTGAAAGATGTTTTGAAATTTATCAACGAAAATTATCCCGAAGAATTTCACAATCTTATTAAAAAATATCTGGAAAAAATCCAATATGAACAGAAATAA
- a CDS encoding co-chaperone GroES, whose amino-acid sequence MKIKPIDDRVLIKSIELKDEKKVGNIIIPDTAKEKPQIGEIIAVGNDEDLQDLVKEGDKIIYAKYGGTEIELEGEKFLIVQRSDLLGIVE is encoded by the coding sequence ATGAAAATTAAACCTATTGATGATCGTGTTCTTATCAAAAGCATAGAACTTAAAGATGAAAAAAAAGTAGGAAATATCATTATTCCCGATACAGCAAAAGAAAAACCACAAATTGGTGAAATAATTGCAGTTGGGAATGATGAAGATCTACAAGATTTAGTAAAAGAAGGTGATAAAATAATATATGCCAAATATGGTGGAACTGAGATCGAGCTCGAAGGTGAAAAATTCCTTATCGTGCAACGTTCCGACCTTTTGGGAATTGTTGAATAA
- a CDS encoding bifunctional enoyl-CoA hydratase/phosphate acetyltransferase, translating to MKPIRHLKEMEKYLKERKEKKTLAVAMGEDPHTLGAVTRALNKDLLNVIVTGQQDKIKQVADEKGLDISKLKIIDVKSEEEGIKKAVQLVKEGKADYLMKGLCNTAKYMRGILDKNKGLMKKGEILSHVTVMEVPTYHKLLLLSDVAVIPYPDLSNKIKMLGYCKQIANSLGIKKPKAAILAAVEKVNPKMQSTMEAAILSKMQDRKQITGMLVDGPLAMDLAVSKESADIKGIKSEVAGDADIILFPNIEAGNIVYKTLAYLGNAKLAAIVMGANVPCVLTSRSDSDDSKYYSIILGALAS from the coding sequence GTGAAACCTATCAGGCATCTAAAAGAAATGGAAAAATACTTAAAAGAAAGAAAAGAGAAAAAAACTCTTGCAGTTGCAATGGGAGAAGATCCCCATACATTAGGAGCTGTTACCAGAGCTTTGAATAAAGATTTATTAAATGTGATTGTAACCGGGCAGCAAGACAAGATCAAGCAAGTTGCTGATGAAAAAGGGCTGGATATATCAAAATTAAAAATAATTGATGTTAAATCTGAAGAGGAAGGAATCAAAAAAGCTGTTCAACTCGTTAAGGAAGGCAAAGCAGATTATCTTATGAAGGGTCTTTGTAATACAGCAAAATATATGCGAGGGATTCTTGATAAGAACAAGGGTTTGATGAAAAAAGGTGAAATTCTTTCTCACGTTACTGTTATGGAAGTTCCTACTTATCACAAACTGCTTCTATTGTCCGATGTAGCCGTGATTCCATATCCGGACCTCTCAAATAAAATAAAAATGCTTGGTTATTGTAAACAAATCGCAAATTCTCTCGGAATAAAAAAACCAAAAGCCGCAATTCTTGCTGCTGTGGAAAAGGTAAATCCCAAAATGCAATCCACCATGGAAGCTGCTATTCTTTCTAAAATGCAGGACAGAAAACAGATCACAGGTATGTTAGTAGATGGACCACTTGCAATGGATTTGGCTGTTTCAAAAGAAAGTGCTGATATTAAAGGGATAAAAAGCGAAGTGGCTGGAGACGCAGACATAATTTTATTCCCGAATATCGAAGCAGGAAACATTGTCTATAAAACACTTGCGTATCTCGGAAATGCAAAATTGGCGGCTATTGTTATGGGTGCGAATGTGCCATGTGTTCTCACTTCTCGTTCCGATAGTGATGACTCCAAATATTACTCGATCATTCTTGGAGCATTGGCATCATGA
- the rpiB gene encoding ribose 5-phosphate isomerase B translates to MKKIIIASDHAGFELKGRLLDYLHDKYVVEDAGTYTKESCDYPDVGFPAAEKVAQGLFDAGILICGSGIGMSIVANKVKNIRGALCTSPEIAKLSRQHNNSNILILPGRFIDFTNAKKVVDVWLKTGFAEGRHHRRIKKIQKYEEQ, encoded by the coding sequence ATGAAAAAAATAATCATAGCATCAGATCATGCAGGATTTGAATTAAAGGGGAGATTGTTGGATTATCTGCATGATAAATATGTAGTTGAGGATGCGGGAACATATACAAAAGAATCATGTGATTATCCTGACGTGGGTTTTCCAGCTGCCGAGAAGGTGGCACAAGGTTTATTCGATGCGGGAATCCTTATTTGCGGATCCGGTATCGGAATGAGTATCGTAGCCAACAAAGTTAAAAATATCCGGGGAGCTCTTTGCACTTCTCCTGAAATTGCAAAACTTTCGCGCCAGCATAATAATTCAAATATTTTAATACTACCCGGAAGATTTATTGATTTTACAAATGCTAAAAAAGTTGTTGATGTTTGGTTGAAAACCGGTTTTGCTGAAGGAAGACATCACAGACGAATAAAAAAAATACAAAAATACGAAGAACAGTAG
- the glyA gene encoding serine hydroxymethyltransferase: MLNYNEIKKSDPEVFGFMMDEVNRQNQNLELIASENIVSDAVMEAAGSVLTNKYAEGYPYRRSRKDGKVKYRLYGRYYGGCEYVDKIEELAIERAKEIFGAEHANVQPHSGSQANMAAYFAVAKPGDTILSLKLEHGGHLTHGHPLSFSGQLFNIVAYGVNKETEQFDYDSIFEKAKECKPRIILTGASAYPREINFAKFREIADEVGAILIVDMAHIAGLCATGLHPNPVKYADIVTSTTHKTLRGPRGGLILCKEKYAKDVDKFVFPWGQGGPLEHVIAAKAIAFKEVMGDDFKRYQEQVIVNAQVLADSLMRKGFRLVSAGTDNHLMLIDLGTKESGNPSGKKMEGALDKAGITANKNTVPFDTRPPFVASGIRLGTPAVTTRGMKEEEMIKIAEFIYRVKQNVNNDEELIKIKQEVKNMCASFPIFANLRNEKL; this comes from the coding sequence ATGTTAAATTATAATGAAATTAAAAAATCAGATCCGGAAGTTTTCGGTTTTATGATGGACGAAGTTAATCGTCAAAATCAAAATCTGGAATTAATTGCTTCGGAAAACATCGTATCTGATGCGGTTATGGAAGCAGCAGGTTCGGTACTAACAAACAAATATGCAGAAGGATATCCATATCGTCGTAGTCGCAAAGATGGAAAAGTAAAATACAGACTTTACGGGCGATATTACGGTGGATGCGAATATGTTGATAAAATCGAAGAATTAGCCATCGAACGCGCAAAGGAGATTTTTGGGGCAGAACACGCAAACGTTCAACCTCATTCCGGCTCACAGGCAAATATGGCAGCATATTTTGCGGTTGCAAAACCTGGAGATACGATCTTGAGTTTGAAACTCGAACACGGTGGACACCTCACTCACGGGCATCCGCTCAGTTTTTCGGGACAACTCTTTAATATTGTTGCTTATGGCGTTAACAAAGAAACAGAGCAATTCGATTACGATTCCATTTTTGAAAAAGCAAAAGAATGCAAACCGAGAATAATTCTTACTGGAGCAAGCGCTTATCCGAGAGAAATTAACTTTGCGAAATTCCGTGAGATTGCAGATGAAGTTGGTGCGATTTTAATAGTTGACATGGCTCACATAGCCGGACTTTGCGCTACCGGTTTGCACCCAAATCCGGTTAAGTATGCCGATATTGTTACATCAACCACCCACAAAACCTTACGAGGTCCTCGCGGTGGGCTCATCTTATGTAAGGAAAAATATGCAAAAGATGTAGATAAATTTGTGTTTCCTTGGGGGCAAGGAGGACCGCTGGAACACGTGATAGCAGCAAAAGCGATTGCCTTTAAAGAAGTAATGGGGGATGACTTCAAACGATATCAGGAGCAAGTTATCGTTAATGCACAAGTCCTAGCTGATTCTCTTATGAGAAAAGGTTTCAGATTGGTTTCTGCCGGAACAGACAATCATCTCATGCTCATAGATCTGGGCACAAAAGAATCCGGTAATCCATCCGGCAAAAAGATGGAAGGTGCTCTCGATAAAGCGGGAATCACTGCAAACAAAAACACTGTTCCGTTCGATACAAGACCCCCATTTGTAGCTTCCGGTATTAGACTTGGAACACCAGCCGTTACAACTCGAGGGATGAAAGAAGAAGAGATGATCAAAATTGCTGAATTTATTTATCGCGTTAAACAAAATGTTAATAACGATGAAGAGTTGATAAAAATTAAGCAGGAAGTGAAAAACATGTGTGCATCATTTCCCATTTTTGCTAATTTAAGAAACGAGAAATTATAA